tgtGTAACTCAGATGCCATACTTGACAACACTTCAGTCCAATCTCTCATAGCGAGGCCAAGTAGCAAACACTTGTCATGCTGATGAGTAACTAGACCGCGTGCAGAGGAACACTTTCCACTTGGACTCGCACGAAAAGATGGCTACAGTGAAAAAGGAACACCATATAATATCAATATCGGGTGCAACTGTTCTAATGCTGAGAAAACAGAGACCAGATCATAATCTCATACATGACTCTACATAATTAACAGGAAAAGGAATCGCGTCACTTAACTAATCCCAAGCTCATTATATTAGGGGATGGGTGGGTCAGAGAAGCCTAATGATTCTTTGACGCACGGAGTCACCTCTACCTCTGGACAAAGTTGAAATCAACACTACCTCAAATGAAAAACGTAAGGAGACGAAGCAAACAAGAACATCCACAGGGACGATTAGAAGAAGTTCTCTTAAATATCAAGCAATGATACCTGTAGTAATGGTGGCTTCAAAACCGGcacatttttaaacatttggAGGTATCTAGTGTTTTACTTATTTGCAGAGTATTGAAATCCCTTATTCTTTCTGTCAACGCCAGTTTTGTCTCTCATTATTTACACCAAATCTAGACAACAGTATAATGCATTGGTGTTGGAAGGAAAGCTTGCATTGGGTTTTCTTCAAAAAGCTTAcggacatttaaaaaaatggcaCATAGCTCAAAAGGTTATTGTGCGATTTCTTTTGCTTCCCCTAAACACATTAATTTTCGCCAAGATGATATTAAGTCTAGGTCTCAACAGTGTTTGAATACCAGAGAAATCCACTTCAGACTAAGtgacaaatatttaaaaatactaGATCCTTATCTGCAATAACAGGCCTTTAAAACTGTTCCCAACTGGAGTCAGTGTTCCTGTAGAAGACAATGGAAACAAGCCACAATGGAGcatggcaaaagtatgatcatAGACGAATGATCCGCAAGTCATCCGTATTAGGTgtcaaactcgttcccagggtctctttgtcgatgaGGAGAGACAATAGAGACCCTGCGAACGAGGTTGATTAGGTGTCTATTAGACAATTTCTTTGATTGCCCACTTAGGTGCACGGACCAATTCTCtcaggcccgttttaaacgtcgaactttacatgtgccgaatctaacgcacatgagaaaaatctattgttttcgctcatttgcattagattcggcacatgtaaaattcGACATTTGAGACGGACCTCATTggtctataacctgcacttcaaatatacattcatttcattcaaacaTAAAGAAACATAGATGTAAGTCTAAATTTGATAAATAATTCATGAGGTTTATAGCcaacagaaaaacaacattttggTCACATAATACACCCTTGTAAATCCCAATACagttgtttcacggaccaatgtttcgcagattctccttattcccgccaaggaaactcctaatatgggcagtaaacagtttgattgcccaatcacatttaCTGCAtctcaaatgacgtcaaagccaAATGCTGACGTTgatgttgtttgcatccgcgttcacCAAGCGAAAATTTGCactggtttgtttttgttcgagaggccaattaaatgttttgcatttttgtttacgttctgtttccacgtttatttttcaaggtcatatcaAAACAAACTTCAGTCTTTGATTTGAAAGAATCTGCCTTTTATTGCTTCAATAATAAATTACTTAGGGAAAAAAACAGTGGCCAACACTTTCGTTGACTGTCAGTACTTGCTGAAACCACTGTACACTAAAtctaaattttggaaaaaaatcattCCGTAATGTAGCAAAGGAATGCTACATCATTGTATCACATTCATTTATACTTTGACACTTATCTAGTACTTGTAAAAGCTACCACTGGCTTGCCAGTCTAAATACTAATATCTATACAGACTGCTTAATAttgtatttttcagtaaaggagACTTTACTCCAGTTTTCCTGATGCTTGTGTGTTTTAGCAAGATTCTAATTGAGTGGTTTGTATCACAATATGCATGGGGCTGACTGGTCATTGCGTCACCTTTGAAGCTGGATGCCatactgtgattggttggttttcagcagagCATCTTCCTTTGTAGGCGACATGGAACAAGTCAACCTCATTGTTTAAAAAATACTAGCAGTACATGTACCGACTATACTTTACCGACTATAATTTTTTAAGAGCCGTTTGCGTTAACCCGTGAAATCATAGCAACAGAAGCAAAACGTTGATCCATTCGTGCCAAAGTTTTTTCAAGCCGTGTAAAATTTTCGACCACTCGTGTGGGATTTCTGAGAACCCGTTTGGTCGTGCAGTGCCACTCATTCACTCGACTTAATTTCAGGCCGTGAGCAATCTGGGAGGGATCCGTGTGAAAAACTTGTTTCCCGGAAagtcgttagtgtacgttttcccgtgagAGGTCACATCTGTATCTACATGTACACTACCAGTACATTACACTGTACATCCCATCTCATTATTGGTTCAACTATGAAGAATATTcctattacattattattactataataaagatgaaaTAGAAGTTGCCCAGTAACCAACTCAATTACTAGTTTGTTCTTACATACCCTGATGCCACTGTAAAATCTCCCCActctgatgttgttgttgttgttgtatttttctGTGGCTGACTTTGATGTACTCCTGATGAGGAGCCAAAACTATCCATACTAGGAAATGCAGCTTGTGGATTTGATGGAAAGGCTCTTCTTGAAGATGCAGGTGATGCTGCCCCTGTACCTGGAGGTGGGGCCAGCTTTGGTGCCATGCCTCCAGGGGGTGGGGGAATCACAGCAAGGCCACCACCTGTTGAATACAGGCATATTAGAGAAGTTTAACCTCAAACGCCCAAGGGACACCttccagttgacgagtaaaatcatctggcattagacagagtaaaacccTGGTAAAAATCCTATGTATGATCTTTTAAGATCCTAACAGGATCTTAATAGGATCCTCAGATAAGATCCTGAAAGATCCTACGTAAGATCCTACACAAGATCTTACTTAAGATCCTGTAAGATCCTGAAGAATCCTACAAGATATTAAACAGGATCCTTTAGGATCTTGTAAGATCCTGCAAGAACATCCTGTGAAGAAAAGCAAGAACTGATGTTTTTATTGATGTAGCACTTTAAGGTCTTGATAGTAATTAATCTTTACCAAGATCCTGTTCCCGTTCAGGATTTTGGCTAGGATTCAATTCCTTTATTTAGGATCTTGATTCCTGTCCCCTTCCTATTTAGGATCCTTCTATCTTGATTCCTGTTCTAATTGTATTTTGGATCCTGAGTAGGATCCTATTCCTATATCAGATCTTAAAGGATCCTACAGGATCTTATTAAAATTTAATCTTGCAGGATCCTACATAGGATTTCTACCAGGGAAGAAGAACTTACCGGGTTTTGGCCGACTTGTTGCACCTGGTGCACGATTCTACAgggaaaacagtgaaaaaatacaaaaattgagAACCCATGTTCCTGGtcttaaaataataaagataaagCCATAAATAAAGAGAATACATGTACAACATCACAGCTGCAAGTCTGGAATGAACACAAAAACACGATACTCACCCCTAAATTAATATGTATTGTTTGTCCTTCTTTGAAGCTAAGGTCTAGTTTTGGAGTAAGATCTGGCTGGACAGCTTCAGCTTCAAGCTTTTCATTCTGTTTTATCCATCTAAAAAAACAATGCTTGATTTCACTTGAGGTTTTTTGATAGTGTGGTACCCCTAGCAATCTGGCACGACATCCTTACATGACATTACATTATTAGAGCAGGGAATTGGCCTCTTGTTTACCCTGACTGACACCTTTTGTTATTGAGTTAGTGTTTTTGAAGAATAAAGTATATAAACCTGCTGTTGTGTTCTTGCCTTTAACACAAAAGTAGGAAGTTACCTCCAGGTGCAATTAAGGCATGGCTAATCAAACACTTTGTATCTGGTACTTTTTTAGTTTTCATAGCACGGTTTCTATTTGTTCATAAAataaatatacatttatatagTGCCATCTTCCATTAATTGTCCATGGTGCTTTACAGCACTTTAAAACCCTAAAAATTAAAATCCTTAGATCGagttaaatttgaaaatataatACAATAAGGTTCAacgaaaaagtaaaaaataaaactacaaaTAAAAACTACAAATCAAAAGCAcgcttaaaaagataagtcttgaAGATTAGCCTTAAAAACTGCCTCTGATGATGAAAATCTGAGCTGGAGTGGTACATGATAATGATGAAACGTTTCCTAAGGCAGCTTTTGCTTTCACACCTCTTctgttttttgttgttaattGGTTATTTGTataggtacatgtacttgcatgattttgagtgcaatttggaataaattatAAGCGCAggtaaaatttttcaaagatgcacaagtctttgaaaaaaattacaagtgcttattcATTCTGATCGCATTGCACAAGAAAAAACCTGTGATCTTATTAAcaatataaatgaaaaattcGAGTTGGTTAACTTAAGCAGAAGCATCGCATGTGTATCATGCAATCACAGAAAAACTGTCATCAAATGCGCCATCCAGGGCtggcatttgattggctatcaatgCAAAAATTTCACTTTTATTGCACCCCTAACTTTACTTTTgtgcatacaaaaatttggtttcatcaacggagttgataatgtaaattggccaccgtacagcgATTCTAAAGGCtcacgtttcgagcgttagcccttcgacAGAGCGATTCCAAttccgattcgctctgacgaagggctaacgctcgaaacgtcagcttttagaatcgctgtacggtggtcaatttacattatcaactccgttgataaaaccaaatttttgtatactacttccccaccgacgcagcaccacagtttctttagaaactaccccttcacttTTGTGCACTCTGTTTAGGATTTAATGACATGCTCTCACCCAATCAACGCACTgaaatttttcatgtatattattatgtGACATAAGTTGGAGAATAAATTAATGTACCTTTCACCACTCACTGAAAGTACATACTCATAATAACATAGATGCCAAGTTGTAGGGAGAGGCTCGCTGGAGATTTAATGGAGCGCCTATAATCCGAGCGAGCGCCAAAGGCGCGAACTTTTCttgggggtccgggggcattcCCCCCTGCCCCCACAAGGAAAAATTTTAAATCTGAGTTCTCCTAGATCacttttcctgcattctgaggTAATTTAATGACACATTTTACCGAGTCACTTCGGGTAAACAAACACGAGCAGTGAGAAGAAAAGGGCTCTTGGGTCTagaatttcttgatttctcgTCAATTTTCTGCTGATTTCTCGTCGATTTCACGATTTCTTAGATCATGAACAGTTTTACGTTTGTGGAACAATAATTTTAGGTAAACAAACACGAGCAGTGAGAAGAATAGGGCTCTTGGGTCTagaatttcttgatttctcgTTAATTTGCTGCTGATTTCTCGTCGATTTCACGATTTCTTAGATCATGAACAGTTTTACGTTTgtggaacaataattttatatgatATATGTATGACAAAATTTGTTAACCCAAGCTCAGTTGGAGATGTTGCTTGCTCGGCTGGAGAGCTGGAGATTGAGTCTGAAAGCTGGAGTCTCCAGCCGAAAGCTGGAGACTTGGCATATATGCAATAACAGGTTGGCAAGAGGTGAGCCTAAAACTGACTGGATGGCAAGATGAAAAATGAGGAGGAAGAAAATTGTTTACACCTCTTCTTCTAACATTACCATAACTCCTGCATAGGACTTATGATATCTTTTTTTGCAAAAGCTAAGGGTTACATGTGTTTGTGCttaaaagaaactgtggtgctgtgtcagtAACAGagtaaaacaggaaaatttAATTCATTGAACCAGCTGATAAAGGTGAAATTACCAGCATGAAAAGAGTGAATGACTGACATTTTGAGCATTAGCTCTTCAACA
Above is a window of Montipora capricornis isolate CH-2021 chromosome 6, ASM3666992v2, whole genome shotgun sequence DNA encoding:
- the LOC138051796 gene encoding adaptin ear-binding coat-associated protein 1-like isoform X2, which gives rise to MDDYESVLCVKNECFIYKIPPRTSNRGYRAADWKLDQPDWTGRVRVCAKGKDCYIKIEDKNSGELFAKCPVDDYPGIAVEAVLDSSRYFVLKIVNDNGQHAFIGMGFQDRGDSFDFNVAMQDHFKWIKQNEKLEAEAVQPDLTPKLDLSFKEGQTIHINLGNRAPGATSRPKPGGGLAVIPPPPGGMAPKLAPPPGTGAASPASSRRAFPSNPQAAFPSMDSFGSSSGVHQSQPQKNTTTTTTSEWGDFTVASGNTDSSWEQF
- the LOC138051796 gene encoding adaptin ear-binding coat-associated protein 1-like isoform X1 — encoded protein: MDDYESVLCVKNECFIYKIPPRTSNRGYRAADWKLDQPDWTGRVRVCAKGKDCYIKIEDKNSGELFAKCPVDDYPGIAVEAVLDSSRYFVLKIVNDNGQHAFIGMGFQDRGDSFDFNVAMQDHFKWIKQNEKLEAEAVQPDLTPKLDLSFKEGQTIHINLGNRAPGATSRPKPAGGGLAVIPPPPGGMAPKLAPPPGTGAASPASSRRAFPSNPQAAFPSMDSFGSSSGVHQSQPQKNTTTTTTSEWGDFTVASGNTDSSWEQF